The following proteins come from a genomic window of Paracoccus sp. MBLB3053:
- a CDS encoding GlxA family transcriptional regulator yields the protein MQFGSKIMQNEKYSRGPRKVAVLLFKSFSNHCLANAIEPLRAANNLSGRNLYAWQYISLDGRPVASSSGLTVQSEGALSDHAGADYLFVMPSYDFHSHATVQCARALRAARSRFGTLVGMDTGSWLLASAGLLSGRKATIHWDELTNLSEKFPDVNVSDDRVVHDGNILSCGGTTTTFELILDLIERHHGAMLRLEVAALFMYGESRPLPALRSGSVAEAGMSLMRRSIETPLPVAELAAKLGLNRRSFGQRCMDRFGVGPRRLYLATRLREAKRLVEGTTMSVAEIATRCGYRDASAMTRAFRKEFDATPRDLRKRRTERIDPPLV from the coding sequence ATGCAGTTTGGGTCGAAAATCATGCAGAACGAGAAATATTCTCGCGGGCCGCGCAAGGTGGCAGTGTTGCTGTTCAAGTCGTTTTCGAACCACTGCCTCGCCAATGCGATCGAACCCTTGCGGGCTGCCAACAATCTTTCCGGGCGCAATCTCTATGCCTGGCAATATATCAGTCTTGACGGACGACCGGTCGCGTCATCAAGCGGTCTCACGGTCCAGAGCGAAGGCGCGCTTTCGGACCATGCCGGCGCGGATTACCTCTTCGTGATGCCAAGTTACGATTTCCACAGTCACGCGACGGTGCAATGCGCCCGCGCGCTGCGCGCGGCGCGAAGTCGCTTCGGCACCCTCGTCGGTATGGATACGGGAAGCTGGTTGCTGGCTTCTGCCGGACTTCTGTCGGGCCGGAAGGCGACAATCCACTGGGACGAGCTGACCAACCTGTCCGAGAAATTCCCCGATGTGAATGTCTCGGATGACCGGGTCGTGCATGACGGAAACATCCTGTCATGCGGCGGCACGACCACGACGTTCGAACTGATCCTCGACCTCATCGAACGGCATCATGGGGCCATGCTGCGGCTCGAGGTGGCCGCTCTGTTCATGTACGGGGAAAGTCGACCGCTGCCCGCTCTACGCTCGGGAAGCGTCGCCGAAGCCGGAATGTCGCTCATGCGCAGGTCGATCGAGACCCCCCTGCCCGTGGCCGAACTGGCCGCCAAGCTCGGCCTCAACCGGCGCAGTTTCGGACAGCGCTGCATGGACAGGTTCGGGGTCGGACCGCGAAGGCTTTATCTTGCCACCCGTTTGCGTGAAGCGAAGCGGCTTGTCGAGGGGACAACCATGTCGGTTGCGGAAATCGCGACGCGATGCGGCTATCGCGATGCCAGCGCGATGACTCGGGCATTCCGTA
- a CDS encoding acyl-CoA dehydrogenase family protein — protein MYFGLSDEQEMIVSTVRSFVENEIYPHEALVERTGEVPEEIAQDIKRKCIDIGFYASNFPESVGGPGLSHLEFALVERELGRGSMALTHFFGRPQNILMACKDEQVERYLMPAVRGEKMDALAMTEPDAGSDVRGMKCTATRDGGDWVLNGSKHFISGAEHADFFIVFAATGVDETPKGPKKRITCFLVDRGTPGFEVRNGYNSVSHRGYKNCVLYFDQCRLSDSQVLGEVDGGFQVMNEWLYATRITVATMCVGRARRVFDLAVDFAANRKQFGQEIAKFQGVGFQIADMVTEIDAADWLTLASAWRLDQGLPANREIASAKVYASEMLARVTDRALQIHGGMGLMDELPIERFWRDARVERIWDGTSEIQRHIISREIFRPLGA, from the coding sequence ATGTATTTCGGGTTGAGCGACGAACAGGAAATGATCGTCTCGACGGTGCGCAGTTTCGTCGAGAACGAGATTTATCCCCATGAGGCGCTGGTCGAGCGTACGGGCGAAGTCCCCGAGGAAATTGCCCAGGACATCAAGCGCAAATGCATCGATATCGGGTTCTACGCCTCGAACTTTCCCGAATCCGTCGGGGGACCGGGGCTTTCCCATCTAGAGTTCGCCCTTGTCGAGCGGGAACTTGGGCGCGGGTCGATGGCTCTGACGCATTTTTTCGGTCGTCCGCAGAACATCCTGATGGCCTGCAAGGATGAGCAGGTCGAAAGATATTTGATGCCCGCCGTGCGCGGCGAAAAGATGGATGCGCTTGCGATGACCGAACCGGATGCCGGGTCCGACGTGCGTGGCATGAAATGTACGGCGACGCGGGACGGCGGCGATTGGGTCTTGAATGGCTCGAAACATTTCATCTCGGGCGCAGAGCATGCCGACTTTTTCATCGTCTTCGCCGCAACCGGGGTGGATGAAACGCCGAAAGGTCCAAAGAAACGGATCACCTGCTTTCTCGTCGATCGCGGCACACCGGGTTTCGAGGTCCGGAATGGCTACAATTCCGTGTCCCATCGCGGCTACAAGAACTGCGTGCTGTATTTTGACCAGTGCCGGCTTTCAGACAGCCAGGTCCTGGGCGAGGTGGATGGCGGCTTCCAGGTGATGAATGAATGGCTCTATGCCACACGTATCACGGTTGCGACGATGTGTGTCGGAAGGGCGCGCCGTGTCTTCGATTTGGCCGTCGATTTCGCTGCGAACCGCAAGCAGTTCGGTCAGGAGATTGCCAAGTTCCAAGGTGTCGGGTTCCAGATCGCGGACATGGTGACGGAAATCGACGCAGCAGACTGGCTAACATTGGCCTCGGCCTGGCGGCTTGACCAAGGGTTGCCGGCGAACCGCGAAATCGCCTCGGCCAAGGTTTATGCCTCGGAAATGCTGGCGCGGGTCACGGACCGGGCCCTGCAGATCCATGGCGGCATGGGCCTGATGGACGAATTGCCGATCGAGCGGTTCTGGCGAGACGCGCGGGTCGAGCGGATCTGGGACGGCACAAGCGAGATCCAGCGCCACATCATCAGCCGCGAAATCTTCCGTCCGCTCGGAGCCTGA
- a CDS encoding acetate--CoA ligase family protein: protein MESLLRLFSPQAITVVGGGAWCEAVVQRCIASGFTGPIWPVHPNKPAIGGVPAFPSLAALPGVPDAAFVGVNRELSIEVCAELSAMGCGGAVCFAAGFREASAELSDGAELQQRLVEAAGDMRILGPNCYGFVNMLDGVSLWPDVHGLSPVERGVAVVGQSSNVLINLTMQRRGLPLACVVAAGNQAQSSMAEIGMALLDDPRITALGLHIEGLTDLPAFEALARLAARRGKPVVALKVGRSEQAMAAAISHTASLAGSDAGARALFERLGIAQVDSPAELIETLKILHVTRGLSDARIVSASCSGGEASIIADLGKIIGIEFPALNQSQRDGLRAALGPKVALANPLDYNTYIWGDAAALTATFTALMAGEQGLGCVVLDYPRPESFEAPSWDMAVDAVIAASRASGKPMAIISLLAENMPEAVARRLMEAGVIPLCGMWDAVRAIRAAAGIGKAASAPILLPGVPAAKARMIGEAEAKGLLSAAGVPVPRALRAGCADEAAELATKIGFPVVLKGEGIAHKTEAGAVALNLSDAEAVRIAALAMPTSSFLVEEMVTGAVAELLIGVLRDPAHGFVLTLGPGGVLTELIHDSASMLIPASREDVRSALDRLRIAPMLRGYRGKPAAALDTVVDAVMAVQDYVVAHAAHLEELEINPLICTTAGVIAADALFRIGEQQ, encoded by the coding sequence ATGGAAAGCCTGCTTCGTCTTTTCAGCCCACAGGCCATCACGGTCGTCGGCGGTGGCGCATGGTGCGAGGCCGTGGTGCAACGCTGCATCGCAAGCGGATTTACCGGGCCGATCTGGCCTGTGCATCCCAATAAGCCCGCAATCGGGGGTGTTCCTGCCTTCCCTTCGCTTGCCGCGCTGCCGGGCGTGCCAGATGCGGCATTTGTCGGGGTCAACCGTGAACTCAGCATCGAGGTCTGCGCCGAACTCTCGGCGATGGGTTGCGGCGGCGCGGTCTGCTTCGCAGCTGGCTTCCGCGAGGCATCTGCCGAGCTTTCAGATGGTGCGGAACTGCAGCAACGCTTGGTCGAGGCGGCGGGCGACATGCGCATCCTCGGGCCGAACTGCTACGGTTTCGTCAATATGCTGGACGGCGTGTCGCTTTGGCCGGATGTCCACGGCCTAAGCCCGGTCGAACGTGGCGTGGCAGTGGTGGGCCAATCGTCGAACGTGCTCATCAACCTTACCATGCAGCGTCGTGGACTGCCGCTGGCCTGTGTCGTCGCGGCGGGCAATCAGGCGCAGTCCTCGATGGCCGAAATCGGCATGGCCTTGCTGGACGATCCACGGATAACCGCATTGGGGCTTCATATCGAAGGGCTGACCGACCTGCCGGCCTTCGAGGCGCTCGCCCGGCTTGCGGCCCGGCGTGGCAAACCTGTCGTCGCGCTCAAGGTCGGGCGGTCCGAACAGGCGATGGCGGCCGCGATCTCGCATACCGCTTCGCTGGCGGGGTCGGATGCCGGTGCGCGTGCCTTGTTCGAACGTCTGGGGATCGCGCAGGTCGACAGCCCGGCAGAGCTGATCGAAACCTTGAAGATCCTCCATGTCACCCGTGGTCTCAGCGATGCGCGGATCGTTTCGGCGTCCTGCTCGGGAGGGGAGGCGTCGATCATTGCCGATCTCGGCAAGATCATCGGGATCGAGTTCCCGGCGCTGAACCAAAGCCAACGCGACGGGCTGCGCGCCGCGCTTGGACCGAAGGTCGCATTGGCCAACCCGCTCGATTACAACACCTATATCTGGGGTGACGCGGCCGCGCTGACCGCGACCTTCACCGCGCTTATGGCGGGTGAGCAAGGCCTTGGCTGCGTGGTCCTAGACTATCCCCGCCCGGAAAGCTTCGAAGCGCCTAGCTGGGATATGGCGGTCGATGCCGTCATCGCCGCAAGCCGCGCTTCAGGCAAGCCGATGGCGATCATCTCGCTTCTTGCCGAGAACATGCCCGAGGCGGTCGCGCGAAGATTGATGGAAGCCGGTGTCATCCCGCTTTGCGGCATGTGGGACGCAGTCCGCGCGATCAGGGCAGCGGCCGGGATCGGCAAGGCGGCCTCGGCGCCCATTCTTCTGCCCGGTGTTCCCGCTGCCAAGGCGAGGATGATCGGCGAGGCAGAGGCCAAGGGACTGCTTTCGGCTGCCGGCGTTCCCGTGCCCCGCGCCCTGCGCGCCGGTTGCGCCGATGAGGCGGCGGAGCTTGCGACCAAGATCGGCTTTCCGGTCGTGCTCAAGGGCGAAGGGATCGCCCACAAGACCGAGGCGGGCGCAGTCGCGCTCAACCTGAGCGATGCCGAGGCGGTGCGGATCGCGGCACTTGCCATGCCCACTTCCTCGTTCCTGGTCGAGGAAATGGTCACGGGCGCCGTTGCCGAACTGTTGATCGGCGTGCTGCGTGATCCTGCACATGGCTTTGTCCTGACGCTGGGCCCGGGGGGAGTTCTGACCGAACTCATCCATGACAGCGCGTCCATGCTGATACCGGCATCGCGTGAGGATGTCCGCTCGGCGCTGGACCGGCTGCGGATCGCGCCCATGCTGCGAGGCTATCGCGGCAAGCCGGCGGCCGCGCTGGATACTGTCGTCGATGCGGTGATGGCGGTTCAGGATTATGTCGTTGCGCATGCCGCGCATCTCGAGGAACTCGAGATCAATCCGCTGATTTGCACCACGGCAGGTGTCATCGCGGCCGACGCACTATTCAGAATAGGAGAACAGCAATGA
- a CDS encoding carnitinyl-CoA dehydratase → MTESPISIERRGAVLEVTLDRPKANAIDLKTSRELGEIFTDFRDDPTLRVAIITGAGTKFFCAGWDLKAAASGDAVDGDYGKGGFGGLQELRDLNKPVIAAVNGICCGGGLELAISADIILAADHATFALPEIRSGTVADAASIRLPKRIPYHIAMEMLLTGRWFDADEAHRWGLVNRILSSDELMEAARALADDLASGPPLVFAALKEIVREAEDMKFQDAMNRITKSQLATVERLYRSEDQLEGARAFAEKRDPVWKGR, encoded by the coding sequence ATGACGGAATCCCCCATCAGTATCGAACGGCGGGGCGCCGTCCTCGAGGTCACGCTCGATCGGCCAAAGGCGAATGCGATCGACCTCAAGACAAGCCGCGAACTGGGCGAGATCTTCACCGATTTCCGCGATGATCCCACGCTGCGCGTGGCTATCATCACCGGCGCGGGCACGAAATTCTTTTGCGCTGGCTGGGATCTCAAGGCAGCGGCGTCTGGCGATGCGGTCGATGGCGATTACGGCAAGGGCGGTTTCGGCGGGTTGCAGGAATTGCGCGATCTGAACAAACCCGTGATCGCCGCCGTGAACGGAATATGCTGTGGTGGCGGGCTCGAGCTTGCGATCAGCGCAGATATCATCCTGGCCGCCGACCATGCGACATTCGCCCTGCCCGAGATCCGCTCGGGGACGGTGGCTGATGCAGCTTCGATCAGGTTGCCCAAACGCATTCCCTATCACATCGCGATGGAGATGCTGCTGACTGGACGCTGGTTCGACGCGGATGAGGCGCATCGCTGGGGTTTGGTCAACCGCATCCTGTCGTCGGATGAGCTGATGGAAGCGGCGCGTGCGCTGGCCGATGACCTCGCATCGGGGCCGCCGCTGGTATTTGCCGCACTCAAGGAAATCGTGCGCGAGGCCGAGGACATGAAATTCCAGGATGCGATGAACCGCATCACCAAGAGCCAGCTTGCGACCGTCGAAAGACTCTATCGCTCGGAAGATCAGCTGGAAGGCGCCCGCGCTTTTGCCGAGAAACGCGATCCGGTCTGGAAGGGCCGCTGA
- a CDS encoding BKACE family enzyme, which produces MPLTMNREVFITCAVTGSGGTQDRSPHVPRSPRAIAESAIAAAKAGAAVVHCHVRDPETGKPSRRLDLYREVTDRIRDAEVDVVLNLTAGMGGDLVLGPPEAPLPFNAAGTDMVGANARMAHVAECLPEICTLDCGTMNFAEADYVMTNTPGMLRAMGGMMTALGVKPEIEAFDTGHLWFAKQLVAEGVLTGPALVQLCMGVPWGAPNDLNTFLAMVNAVPSDWNWSAFSLGRDQMAYVSAAVLAGGNVRVGLEDNLWLGKGQLATNAQLVDRAVTIIESMGARVIGPDAVRERLGLVKRAPVGVMA; this is translated from the coding sequence ATGCCGCTCACCATGAACCGCGAGGTTTTCATCACCTGTGCCGTTACGGGTTCCGGGGGAACCCAGGACCGGTCCCCGCATGTTCCGCGCAGCCCGCGCGCGATTGCCGAGAGCGCGATCGCGGCGGCGAAGGCGGGCGCGGCGGTTGTGCATTGCCATGTGCGCGACCCCGAGACGGGCAAGCCCTCGCGCCGGCTCGACCTTTATCGCGAGGTGACCGATCGGATCCGCGATGCCGAGGTCGACGTGGTGCTGAACCTGACCGCGGGCATGGGGGGTGACCTGGTTCTGGGCCCGCCCGAGGCGCCGCTGCCCTTCAACGCGGCTGGCACGGACATGGTGGGCGCGAATGCGCGCATGGCCCATGTCGCCGAATGCCTGCCCGAGATCTGCACGCTGGATTGCGGCACGATGAACTTCGCCGAGGCGGATTACGTCATGACCAACACGCCCGGCATGCTGCGCGCGATGGGCGGCATGATGACGGCGCTTGGCGTCAAGCCCGAGATCGAGGCCTTCGACACCGGGCATCTGTGGTTTGCCAAGCAGCTTGTCGCCGAGGGCGTGCTGACCGGCCCGGCTCTGGTGCAGCTTTGCATGGGGGTGCCGTGGGGGGCGCCCAATGACCTCAATACCTTCCTTGCGATGGTGAATGCGGTGCCCTCGGACTGGAACTGGTCGGCCTTCAGCCTGGGCCGGGACCAGATGGCCTATGTCTCGGCCGCGGTTCTGGCCGGGGGCAATGTGCGGGTCGGGCTCGAGGACAACCTGTGGCTCGGCAAGGGCCAGCTTGCGACCAATGCGCAGCTGGTCGACCGCGCGGTGACGATCATCGAAAGCATGGGGGCGCGGGTGATCGGCCCCGATGCGGTGCGCGAAAGGCTGGGCCTGGTGAAGCGGGCGCCGGTGGGGGTGATGGCATGA